TCAGAGAGACTCCAATTCTGCCTACAAACGTCTTTATCGGGCTGTTCTCATCTTCATTCTGGCAAACTAAACACAATCAAACAGTTGtctattttaagaaaatgaaaGGGACTAGTGAACAGAATCATGTTTccaaaaacacttgttttccCCTCCAACTTTTACCCGTTTCTGCAAAGACGGCAAAGGGCAGAGACACCTTGTCTTTGCTCTCAGCCAGGAGCCCGATGGCAACGCGACCACTGATGCGCTCCACTTGGTTAGGGTGTTGGCTGAACTGACAGAGGGCCTTAAACACTCCTCCCATCCGCTTCCAGTCCTCCTGCTTGGTGCAGAGCTGGCACGTGATTTAAGAATAAATATGAACACATTCTTTCAGTCCTATAGCCTTATATCCTGCAAAAGAAGCAAACTAACCTCTATTTCGACAACAGCATGGGCTAAATTCAGGTACTCTGGTAGGGGTGTGTTGGTGAAAAACCTttaggaataaaagaaaaaaagataaaactcaaACAGCTGATTATAATCTGACAGAAAGGCTCGAGAAGCTAGATTTTTAAATCACGGTTACTTGTGGTTGCCGGACACAGAAACGGGTGAGTTCGTTTGAACCGTCTGCTGAAACATCGGAGTGTTTTTTACGCAGTCGAGGCAATCCAAGCTCAGCTCCAAACCAACGCTGGCCatctgtcaaacacacacaataatacacacacacacatccagaaaAACCTAGCTCCTGCTGCCCAACAGAAACCTCAGTGTGAAGGTGCTGAGATACCTTGAACGTGAGCTCCATCAGTTTGGGAACGAAGCCCATGAGACTCTTCTCTCTCACCAAGTTAAAGAGGGCGAGCAGGAACTCGTGGTCAGGCTACACAGAGGAGAGATGGGGGGGAGGTAAACATCTAACTGCATGTCCTCAGAGatgattaaacatttaatacagCAGCGATTTTCTTCCCATAGAGCTGAGCGACACATTCAGGTACTTAGCCTCTCTCACTGTCAGTCAACAATCAGCAGTGTTCATAAAACCttcataaatataaactgaagTTCATCAAATTGGATAAATGACACCCCCGATAGCTTGATGGGTCAAACTGAATCCccagagaatttttttttccacacttgtCATGTTTTTTAGTTGATAAGTTGCTTTATTTTGGCTCTGGAAGTTACAGAAAACTAATCAAATTATTAATTGGCAGCATTATTAAAAGGTTAACCAATAGTTgcagaaagttttaaatatttttacctTAATGAAAACAATCAGCACAGTTGGAAAGTACTCCAAAATCAAGTTAAACTACTTCAGTAAAAAGTACAAGTAATTGCAGACTTccacacactttttttctttcggctgttctctttaaggggtcaccacagcgagttgtcctcctccatctaactctgtcttctatGTCCTCtgtccaactacctccatgtcctctctaactgcatccatatatctcctctgtctttttcctggcagctgcatctcaaACATCAAGTCTTTTAATCAATGCCACTGTCTTCAaccctttcctttgacctttgctacCACGCTTTTGTTACAAatcactccatcctgcctggactctcttcttcacctctttaccacactccctgttctCCTGGACAGTcgctaagtacttgaagtcctgcacctctgtgacctctgctccttgtagcctcactgttccgcctgcctccctctcattcacacacacggactctgtcctgcagctgactttcatccctcgtctttcaagtgcatacgtccacctctccaggttctcttccacctgttccctgttctcaccacagatcattctctgccactccagatgtcctcatagaataccacagctcctccctcgaCACCCTGTcatgttttttctaaatccacaaaaacacaaagttctttctgaccctatctgcacttctccatcagcatcctcaaagcaaagatggcgtctgtggtgctctttcttgacataaaaccatcctgctgctcagaaATAGTCCTCTTTTGTccaagtctagcttccacattTCTCTCCCAGAGCTGACTTTCACAAACCTATTTTTTAATGCAATCATGAGTtgtatacatatacatacataaatgttatatataaataatggAATAACACGGCTGTCACCGTTTACCATTTAAGTTTTCTCTGTGGCTGAACTGAAGCCACAAATCTCCCCTTTTTATTATTGCTCTCTCTtcaaagaagcaaacaaaattGCAAACTGGTATTCTTTTTAAGAATATGATTAGTGTTATTCTCAGATCCACACcagcagttttacaaaaaaaaaaacctctaaaggCCCATTCTGCAGCATGatgttaatatcagacaaacaacagaaacactgacCACTAAATTGTGGGCCAAGCTGACACCAAGGACTGAGAAGACATCGAGCACCATGCCAGCTTTGAGCAGAGCCCacaggagggacagaaggactGGCATGGAGAAATACACTCCTGGTGGGTTGCTCTGGTAGTATCCTGTGAAAACAGCTcctggagaagaaaaaacaagtgataaaaatagacaaaagtAAGGAAGGGCAAACCAGTATGCTTTCAAATTTCCCCAAACCCAAACTTTCATAAAGGTATTcatgaaaaacactgaaactttaCCGGATGTAGAGAAGGAACTTACCAGCTTTCTGCAGACACATGGGGACTTTGATGAATCTTGCCACAGTTTCAACACAGAACtagacacaaacataaaaagcagtTCATCGTCATGCCTGAAATGTGCAGCTACATCAAAAGCACAGCAGAGGGTGATATTCTCCCTGTAATCTACAATCAGCTGAAACCTTGAACACTGATTTATATTCCAATCTAATTGATATAATGCAGTAACTAATGAGTAAAAACTTCAGTTTACTGATATgttaaataactaattattCTCCTGCTGAATTAATAAATGGCTACCCTCATCCTTAGATTGGCAAagtgaaaaatgaacattttactgAGCGTACCTTCTCATCCCCCTCCAATGGTAGATGCTGGAAGCGACACATCTTGAACCCACAGGTCAGTGATTCACTGAAGTACTGCCTGCAGTACTGAAGGGAAGGAAAACGTGACGCAGTACACCGTTAGCAACAATCGTGCGTCAAACTGAACAAAGCAGCCGGCCATGTGAATGAACCGCACCACGCCATTATTGGCAGATGGAGCCATTTCAAACATGCCAGGCAGCgcagttattttgtatttaaagggCCCGCTGATTACCACAGGTGTGACGAGAAGAGGCACGTTTGTTAGGTGTGGTCCCATAATAGAAGCTTTGTGATCAAATAAATTGATTGGCATATCCAAAGTAAGTTCCTTGAACTTTATAGAGGTATTTTTTAGCAACAATACACTCGTTCAGTtgtgaacaactagttttgAGTGTCATTCATTGTTCGAAGGTGCTGCTTATAAGGCTGAGTTTACTTGCAGTTCCTCAGACTGAAGTcgtcttttggataaaagatgaAACGTTTAAACTAAGAAGAACCCGTCAACCTTGTTAGATATCCATAGAAATCTAAGCCAATGTAAAAGCTTATAAAACATTGCTTGTGGAACTACTATGAAGTTGTTATTTGAGGAAAGAAGGCGATCATTCTCCACATGATGAAATACTTACAGCATTACATTTCTGGCGCCTAAAATCCGTTCCGTTCGCTGCGTTTTTGAGCCACAGTCCTGTTTGAGGAGCACAGGAGCCGAATGTCAGTTCAACTGAACCTAAGCATAACATTGGCAACTCACTTCAATGAAACCAAAAGCAAAGTGACaccaatttaaatttaaacatttttttttttttactcaccaGTGGGTGTAGGCATTAGTGGGGAGACGTGAGAGTTCACCGTCTGGATGGGGTGACCCCTGCTGCCGAACAGAAGCAGAGTTACCTCATCGTCTAAACAAGCTGCACTCACACCTGAACTCATCGTGCGACTTGTGCAAACAAGTACCTTTCCAGGCCACCGTCTATTTGATTGTTGTTGGCATCAGACTGACCctgtttgaaaacacaaaacagaatcaACCCTCTACCTTAACGTCGCAACGACTACTATAACACTTGGATCGTTTGACCAAGACTATGAACTTTACCTCCAACCTTAACGTATTTTCAACTCAAAAATGgggcaaaaaacatttttttgaaaccctccatggattttattttgaaatgtccATGTTaacttaaattataaataaaatgttatgtttttttcctcccatacTACGATGCATTATGTTTTTGTCCAATATCTTTTTATCCCGTGCTTTGCATTCGGAGTGCACAGGGAGCTTTTATGCGAGAGAAACCCCATTAATGCTTTGTTATTCTAGAGCTGCAGGGCCATTATTGCCACCGGCGAGTCGGATGCCTTgtaataaaatgtcttaaaaactGCAACTGGAAAATGAAGaggggcaggaggaggagggggggggtgtCCTCTATGTGAAACAATGCAGGGGTAGTGTACACCCCATTACATTACCAGGTGTCTGGTTTGCTTGTCTGCGGCAGGAcatgcattttgtattttggtAGAGGTGGTGCTACATCGAGGTCTCCACGGCCTGCTGTCACTCTCCTCTGGAACACAGACAAAGAGAAACTAACCTTAGGGATTAAATGTGCCAAACTTAGGCAAATTAAAATGTACGTTAATAGCTCAATCACTCAAAAAACGTTTTCCTCCACAAGTAAAGAGGTTGTTGTACGTCAGCTTTGAGGGCTGAACCAGAAAAATAACCAGAACTCTCATCGTGGCTTTGCTATTTATTGGTGCAGCAACCTCCGACCGCTGTCCTCACCTGTGATGTCTGGACTGTCACCAGGAAAAGGTCTAGGAACTGGGATtattctgaaacacaaacatgggccTTTTATACAATACGTGTTACATAGTCTATCTGTCACTGCACTGcgatccaaaaaaaaaacacgggaCCTTACCTTTGCTCGAGGTCCGGAGACGCTTCATCGATCCTTGTTGagaatgtaatttttttagCGGAATTCTTCCCAGGCCCCGCGGCTCGTCTGGCAGGACCCAGTTTCAGCAGGCTTTGCCTTGGCAGATTTTGAAACAGCTCTGGATCGTCCTGTGTGACGTCGACAAGCAGGATGTCCTGCTCGTAAGCTGTGAACTCATCCAAAACGTCTTGCTGACAGTCACCATCTGCTTCGGTTTCACGGATGTCCCCGCGTGTTGTTTTGGGAAAACACAATCCTTCTTCTGCAGCAGAATATTGCTCTTCCTCTTCCCTGAAGGATCCATTGTCCTCTTCGTCACTGCCGGGCGAAGAGCAGGTCTCAGTCAGAACACCGGAGCCATGGGTTGGCTTTAGTTTAGGCTCTGGGGAAACTTGTGCTTGACTTCTGCTGCCCTCTTCAACTTCAGGTTCATGATCAGAGTAATCAAGGCTGTCGTCTTCATTCTGGTCGCTCACATCTTTATCATAATCCGAAGAGGATTGAGGTTTTTCTGCCATACAGTCAGTCAGAGCTCTGAAATCTGATGAAACAACTTCCATTTCTTCAGGAATGTGTTTGAGGAAATCCTCTGAGTTTTCATTACTGCCATTAACAATTTGCACCACGTGACATTCGGGGaatgttttggttctgttggcatcACTGTCCAATACCTCTTCCTCGTCTGAACTACTTGAGCTCTGGCATGAGAGACTTCTCCTCCACAAGCAGCACTGTGGTGAGGTGACTGGAGAGAGCACAGGTGGAAGCCTGAGCTCGACGGAGGCCATCTCCGCACAGTGGCCTTTGGTAATATCACACAGCATTGAACACTCGTGTTTAAAGGGACTCGTGTTGTATGGTTTCAGTTTGGGTGGGCTCCTTTCTGTGTGAAACGTATcgttcttgtgtttgtgttgatggaggagggagggagagacaCATGAATGACACGAGTCGGACGAATGTACGGGGGATAGAGAAGCATCGTCACAGAGCAACAATTTTTCCACAGTTTGCAGCTCCTTGACTTTCTCCAGTAGGACCAATGAGGGTGGGAGGGAGCGGGGAGTGCCTGAAATGCTGCTTGAGGCGCCTCGTGTGGATGGATCTGACCACGGAGACGCAGCACTGGCGTTTTCCCAGTCGCTCAGGCAGAGTGCTGAGGGGGAAGGGGTAGACGTGTCCGTTTTAGTCCCATTAACTGGAAAAGGTGAGGTGGGTGCTGCATCGAGGCCAGGCTCTCTTTCGCCTAAACTTGGGatgggaaataaaactgaatgcgATTGAGGACTGGGTGGAGAATCTTCGGACCGCTCAGAGCGCACCGACACGTCCATGTTTGCTCTATACAAGCTAAagcttttccctttttct
The DNA window shown above is from Kryptolebias marmoratus isolate JLee-2015 linkage group LG5, ASM164957v2, whole genome shotgun sequence and carries:
- the topaz1 gene encoding protein TOPAZ1 isoform X2; this encodes MLCDVAIKCDLCSHNCSYVLPDLFKTKVVRCFRQDMKAGLQISPSCSGHNKLKGVKSALVKNRKRSSDILNKKSISHPESLTGHKNHLEDADSQASRRPAKRFHNGWTEEDSETCSAAFLGDNQTDMTECRTSTLVEEDTVHRDKRRKLGDSSTSSPALEENCFAKKSCDQRGELTAGPRTASDVLSENDEADTDDPESFTCQRVKAYFSKVGYSCARTYVSWPFLNRQPASSAGSVDPSATDNSVTGNQNQACLSTKQGENTLQDPSLEKQSSLAEKGKSFSLYRANMDVSVRSERSEDSPPSPQSHSVLFPIPSLGEREPGLDAAPTSPFPVNGTKTDTSTPSPSALCLSDWENASAASPWSDPSTRGASSSISGTPRSLPPSLVLLEKVKELQTVEKLLLCDDASLSPVHSSDSCHSCVSPSLLHQHKHKNDTFHTERSPPKLKPYNTSPFKHECSMLCDITKGHCAEMASVELRLPPVLSPVTSPQCCLWRRSLSCQSSSSSDEEEVLDSDANRTKTFPECHVVQIVNGSNENSEDFLKHIPEEMEVVSSDFRALTDCMAEKPQSSSDYDKDVSDQNEDDSLDYSDHEPEVEEGSRSQAQVSPEPKLKPTHGSGVLTETCSSPGSDEEDNGSFREEEEQYSAAEEGLCFPKTTRGDIRETEADGDCQQDVLDEFTAYEQDILLVDVTQDDPELFQNLPRQSLLKLGPARRAAGPGKNSAKKITFSTRIDEASPDLEQRIIPVPRPFPGDSPDITEESDSRPWRPRCSTTSTKIQNACPAADKQTRHLGQSDANNNQIDGGLERGHPIQTVNSHVSPLMPTPTGLWLKNAANGTDFRRQKCNAYCRQYFSESLTCGFKMCRFQHLPLEGDEKFCVETVARFIKVPMCLQKAGAVFTGYYQSNPPGVYFSMPVLLSLLWALLKAGMVLDVFSVLGVSLAHNLVPDHEFLLALFNLVREKSLMGFVPKLMELTFKMASVGLELSLDCLDCVKNTPMFQQTVQTNSPVSVSGNHKFFTNTPLPEYLNLAHAVVEIELCTKQEDWKRMGGVFKALCQFSQHPNQVERISGRVAIGLLAESKDKVSLPFAVFAETVCQNEDENSPIKTFVGRIGVSLMLRYHKTHQWTKGRRVVEVMSASKVGYATLKGLFGNEDGASQCCLVTVATELFLLSGSVEGALNALRENNWFLSSSLWPCEPDDLESRTRLLICLAEKTSHRDTLEVLRHLPGLKEPNDSIDISRYSPVFNSHLQVCVEKQILPVASDTVNFMLCKNLPVDHSVLQVLMHKLGKQNLWLRAREVFKRSQSLGYYSEVSAPPGLMSLTVPCRLGEMELVLAFEMVITVNASIILPLPEPTTTSLSITLKRTQSCESDYISAGSRILSAARIPQPKLVVHYTAVNSSQEQVFRLDVSSARRWLRRNLLWASEIWTH
- the topaz1 gene encoding protein TOPAZ1 isoform X1 is translated as MLCDVAIKCDLCSHNCSYVLPDLFKTKVVRCFRQDMKAGLQISPSCSGHNKLKGVKSALVKNRKRSSDILNKKSISHPESLTGHKNHLEDADSQASRRPAKRFHNGWTEEDSETCSAAFLGDNQTDMTECRTSTLVEEDTVHRDKRRKLGDSSTSSPALEENCFAKKSCDQRGELTAGPRTASDVLSENDEADTDDPESFTCQRVKAYFSKVGYSCARTYVSWPFLNRQPASSAGSVDPSATDNSVTGNQNQACLSTKQGENTLQDPSLEKQSSLAEKGKSFSLYRANMDVSVRSERSEDSPPSPQSHSVLFPIPSLGEREPGLDAAPTSPFPVNGTKTDTSTPSPSALCLSDWENASAASPWSDPSTRGASSSISGTPRSLPPSLVLLEKVKELQTVEKLLLCDDASLSPVHSSDSCHSCVSPSLLHQHKHKNDTFHTERSPPKLKPYNTSPFKHECSMLCDITKGHCAEMASVELRLPPVLSPVTSPQCCLWRRSLSCQSSSSSDEEEVLDSDANRTKTFPECHVVQIVNGSNENSEDFLKHIPEEMEVVSSDFRALTDCMAEKPQSSSDYDKDVSDQNEDDSLDYSDHEPEVEEGSRSQAQVSPEPKLKPTHGSGVLTETCSSPGSDEEDNGSFREEEEQYSAAEEGLCFPKTTRGDIRETEADGDCQQDVLDEFTAYEQDILLVDVTQDDPELFQNLPRQSLLKLGPARRAAGPGKNSAKKITFSTRIDEASPDLEQRIIPVPRPFPGDSPDITEESDSRPWRPRCSTTSTKIQNACPAADKQTRHLGQSDANNNQIDGGLESRGHPIQTVNSHVSPLMPTPTGLWLKNAANGTDFRRQKCNAYCRQYFSESLTCGFKMCRFQHLPLEGDEKFCVETVARFIKVPMCLQKAGAVFTGYYQSNPPGVYFSMPVLLSLLWALLKAGMVLDVFSVLGVSLAHNLVPDHEFLLALFNLVREKSLMGFVPKLMELTFKMASVGLELSLDCLDCVKNTPMFQQTVQTNSPVSVSGNHKFFTNTPLPEYLNLAHAVVEIELCTKQEDWKRMGGVFKALCQFSQHPNQVERISGRVAIGLLAESKDKVSLPFAVFAETVCQNEDENSPIKTFVGRIGVSLMLRYHKTHQWTKGRRVVEVMSASKVGYATLKGLFGNEDGASQCCLVTVATELFLLSGSVEGALNALRENNWFLSSSLWPCEPDDLESRTRLLICLAEKTSHRDTLEVLRHLPGLKEPNDSIDISRYSPVFNSHLQVCVEKQILPVASDTVNFMLCKNLPVDHSVLQVLMHKLGKQNLWLRAREVFKRSQSLGYYSEVSAPPGLMSLTVPCRLGEMELVLAFEMVITVNASIILPLPEPTTTSLSITLKRTQSCESDYISAGSRILSAARIPQPKLVVHYTAVNSSQEQVFRLDVSSARRWLRRNLLWASEIWTH